Proteins encoded together in one Desulfosporosinus meridiei DSM 13257 window:
- the rodA gene encoding rod shape-determining protein RodA, with the protein MDRRSLRNLDLLFLLFTFLLLAASLIILSTASINVMKSDPFHYVETQAVWILTGIVIAVVLAVIDYTKWQHFRWWIYGFNLLLLLAVIFFGDAAKGATRWIYFTPSIGIQPSEFAKIFIILTFADFLVKRKGKLNNVKDFIVPFLFVLVPMLLIFKQPDLGTTLVFVAIFIGMMFVAGANPYKFGGLLVGGAVIVGIALWLHFSQDLPGWLQWAQGLPLPLQDYQLNRLVIFMDPAADQTGDGWHILQSLWAIGSGGLWGKGYRAGTQGQLNFLPEHHTDFIFSVVGEEFGFIGTITLLFLFLIFLLRGVYIALRARDMYGMLISTGIVSMFTFHILVNVGMTSGIMPVTGIPLPLISAGGSAMWSNMAAIGLLLSVNLRHRRLMF; encoded by the coding sequence GTGGATAGACGATCGTTAAGAAATCTAGACTTGTTATTCCTGCTATTTACCTTTTTACTATTAGCAGCCAGTCTCATAATTTTGAGTACGGCTTCAATTAATGTCATGAAATCAGATCCGTTTCACTATGTGGAAACTCAAGCTGTCTGGATATTGACGGGTATCGTGATTGCAGTGGTTCTCGCAGTGATTGACTATACTAAATGGCAGCATTTTCGTTGGTGGATCTACGGCTTTAATTTGCTGCTGCTTTTAGCGGTCATCTTTTTTGGAGATGCAGCTAAAGGTGCTACTCGCTGGATTTATTTCACCCCCTCTATCGGAATTCAACCCTCAGAGTTTGCTAAAATCTTTATAATTCTTACTTTCGCCGACTTTCTTGTCAAACGTAAAGGAAAACTGAATAATGTCAAGGACTTTATTGTGCCCTTCTTATTTGTTCTGGTTCCGATGCTTTTGATCTTTAAACAGCCGGATTTAGGGACAACCCTAGTGTTTGTGGCAATCTTTATTGGCATGATGTTCGTGGCGGGGGCTAACCCTTATAAATTTGGAGGATTATTAGTTGGCGGGGCGGTCATAGTAGGAATAGCACTTTGGCTGCACTTTTCCCAAGACTTACCTGGATGGCTGCAGTGGGCTCAGGGACTGCCCCTGCCCTTACAGGATTACCAGCTGAATCGTCTGGTTATCTTTATGGATCCGGCAGCTGATCAGACCGGGGATGGATGGCATATTCTGCAATCACTTTGGGCCATAGGATCAGGGGGGTTATGGGGAAAAGGCTATCGGGCGGGTACTCAAGGGCAGTTGAATTTTTTGCCTGAGCACCACACAGACTTTATTTTTTCTGTAGTAGGAGAAGAATTTGGTTTCATTGGAACCATCACCTTACTGTTCCTCTTCCTCATCTTCCTTTTGCGCGGTGTTTATATAGCCTTAAGGGCCAGGGATATGTATGGAATGCTGATTTCAACAGGAATCGTTTCCATGTTCACCTTTCATATCTTGGTCAATGTGGGTATGACTTCCGGAATTATGCCGGTCACAGGAATCCCTCTGCCCCTGATCAGTGCCGGAGGAAGTGCTATGTGGTCGAATATGGCGGCTATTGGGCTGTTACTTAGTGTTAACTTAAGGCACCGGAGGCTGATGTTTTAG